In Panacibacter ginsenosidivorans, the following proteins share a genomic window:
- a CDS encoding arsenite methyltransferase: MSNEKELKALVKEKYGEIAEQSKTQNEGSCCGSGCCSDEMYNIMNDDYTNLKGYNPDADLGLGCGLPTAFAKMKEGDTVIDLGSGAGNDAFIARAVVGENGKVIGIDFTEKMIEKARANAEKLGYNNIEFRQGDIEQMPVSANVADVIVSNCVLNLVPNKSNVFKEIYRVLKPGAHFSISDIVLEGQLPDKLKKAAEMYAGCVSGAIQKNTYLELITLAGFKNITVQKEKSILLPDDILANYFSKEEIASFKNSSVGIYSITVYAEKPTETKSCCGPDCCN, translated from the coding sequence ATGTCTAACGAAAAAGAACTTAAAGCACTCGTAAAAGAAAAATATGGTGAGATTGCTGAGCAATCAAAAACACAGAATGAAGGCTCCTGCTGTGGATCAGGGTGCTGCAGTGATGAGATGTATAACATCATGAATGATGATTATACAAATCTTAAAGGGTATAATCCTGATGCAGATCTCGGTCTTGGCTGTGGTTTGCCGACAGCTTTTGCAAAGATGAAAGAAGGCGATACGGTAATTGACCTTGGCAGCGGCGCAGGCAATGATGCGTTTATAGCAAGAGCGGTGGTCGGCGAAAACGGAAAAGTGATCGGTATTGATTTTACTGAAAAAATGATTGAAAAAGCCAGGGCTAATGCTGAGAAACTCGGCTACAATAATATTGAATTCCGCCAGGGAGATATTGAACAAATGCCTGTGTCTGCAAATGTTGCAGATGTTATTGTAAGCAATTGCGTGCTCAATCTTGTTCCTAACAAAAGCAATGTATTCAAAGAAATTTATCGTGTGCTAAAACCTGGCGCTCACTTCAGTATTTCGGATATTGTACTCGAAGGTCAATTACCTGATAAATTAAAAAAGGCCGCCGAAATGTATGCAGGCTGCGTATCCGGCGCTATTCAAAAAAATACGTATCTCGAACTTATAACGCTTGCAGGCTTTAAAAATATTACTGTACAAAAGGAAAAATCTATTCTGTTGCCCGATGATATTCTTGCAAACTATTTTTCCAAAGAAGAAATAGCCTCTTTTAAAAATAGCAGTGTAGGTATATACAGTATCACTGTTTATGCAGAAAAGCCTACTGAAACCAAATCATGTTGCGGTCCCGATTGTTGTAACTAA
- a CDS encoding ArsR/SmtB family transcription factor, protein MAVHKKEEFGKKEQDLANFAKAIAHPARIAILKVLAQKNECICGEIVEVLPLAQSTVSQHLKALLQAGLIDGTVDGPRSCYCINWKVFSKFCDQFTNSFSKLIELRKDTYKGYPDSACKDPKNKCC, encoded by the coding sequence ATGGCAGTTCACAAAAAAGAAGAATTCGGAAAAAAGGAACAGGACCTGGCCAACTTTGCAAAAGCAATAGCCCATCCTGCACGCATCGCCATTTTGAAAGTGCTTGCCCAAAAAAATGAATGTATCTGCGGCGAGATCGTTGAAGTGCTTCCGCTTGCCCAATCAACAGTATCACAGCATCTGAAAGCATTGCTGCAAGCAGGTCTTATAGATGGCACAGTTGATGGCCCCCGCAGTTGTTATTGTATAAACTGGAAAGTATTCTCTAAATTCTGCGATCAGTTCACCAACTCATTCTCCAAATTAATTGAACTAAGAAAAGATACCTACAAAGGTTATCCCGATAGTGCATGTAAAGATCCAAAGAACAAATGTTGCTAA
- a CDS encoding Crp/Fnr family transcriptional regulator, translated as MFEKLFHTINQKIQLTKEDLEVIKPFFIARKIRRKQYLLQEGDVCKYTAFVEKGALHSYTIDEKGNEHVVQFALEAGWISDQYSLLTGEPSLYNIDAIEDSELLVITHTSFEEMLSKVPPMEKYFRLLLQNNMIALHRRLSASLSLSAEEKYTKMVNAYPTIIQRVPQHMIASYLGITPETLSRIRKQISTAK; from the coding sequence ATGTTTGAAAAACTTTTTCATACCATCAATCAAAAAATACAACTTACTAAAGAAGATCTGGAGGTTATAAAACCTTTCTTTATTGCCAGGAAAATTCGTAGAAAACAATACCTGTTACAGGAAGGTGATGTATGCAAATACACCGCCTTTGTAGAAAAAGGTGCATTGCATTCTTACACTATTGATGAAAAAGGAAATGAACATGTGGTACAGTTTGCGCTGGAAGCAGGGTGGATAAGTGATCAATACAGTTTACTTACAGGAGAACCTTCACTATATAATATAGATGCAATTGAAGACTCGGAATTGTTAGTTATTACACATACTTCTTTTGAAGAAATGCTAAGCAAAGTGCCACCTATGGAAAAATATTTTCGCCTGCTGTTACAAAATAATATGATTGCCCTGCATCGCAGGCTGTCGGCTTCTCTCAGTCTTTCTGCCGAGGAGAAATACACAAAAATGGTAAATGCTTACCCCACTATTATACAACGCGTGCCGCAACATATGATCGCTTCGTATCTTGGCATCACTCCCGAAACTTTGAGCCGTATCCGTAAACAAATAAGTACGGCAAAGTAA
- a CDS encoding YceI family protein, which translates to MKKSLLAASITFLSTALFAQTRWNVDNVHSSVKFNVTHLVISEVEGTFKKFNGSISTPNTDFTDAAVDFAVDINSISTDNEMRDNHLKSDDFFNAAQYPNMTFKSTSFKKVSGNKYQLKGNLTIRNVTRPVTFDVSYGGSMKDPYGNIKAGFKATTTIDRFNYNLKWNSLTEAGGAVVGKDVTIEMRLEFAQAK; encoded by the coding sequence ATGAAAAAGTCATTATTAGCGGCATCAATTACTTTTCTTAGTACAGCTTTATTTGCACAAACAAGATGGAATGTAGACAATGTGCACTCGAGTGTAAAATTTAATGTTACACACCTTGTGATCTCAGAAGTGGAAGGGACATTTAAAAAATTCAATGGCTCTATATCTACACCAAATACAGATTTTACAGATGCTGCAGTAGATTTTGCTGTTGACATAAACAGCATTAGCACAGACAATGAAATGCGTGACAATCACCTGAAAAGCGATGATTTCTTTAATGCAGCGCAGTATCCAAATATGACTTTCAAAAGCACATCTTTCAAAAAAGTTTCGGGTAACAAATACCAGTTGAAAGGAAATCTTACAATAAGGAATGTAACAAGGCCGGTAACATTTGATGTTTCTTATGGTGGCTCTATGAAGGACCCATACGGAAATATAAAGGCTGGTTTTAAAGCCACCACAACAATAGATCGTTTCAATTATAATCTTAAATGGAACAGTTTAACAGAAGCCGGTGGCGCAGTGGTAGGCAAAGATGTAACAATAGAAATGAGACTTGAATTTGCACAGGCGAAATAA
- the ygiD gene encoding 4,5-DOPA-extradiol-dioxygenase, with protein sequence MKRKQFLKLAITGVTGMSTLSAFKNFTDSLDEQEQLMPVLFIGHGSPMNGIEDNEFSQRWTQMAKEIPVPKAVFVVSAHWFTRGTHITAMDFPETIHDFGGFPQALFDVQYPAPGNPQLAKDTAALIHTTDVGLAHDWGLDHGTWTVVRRMYPEATIPVLQLSIDYTKPPQYHYDLAKEIYALRKKGVLIIGSGNMVHNLRLVSWDKINTPGYGFDWALKMNDIFKELITSGTHDKLIKYENLGKEAMLAIPTPEHYLPLLYTLALQGSNDKVSFFNDKAVAGSLTMTSVKIGN encoded by the coding sequence GTGAAGAGAAAACAATTTTTGAAATTAGCAATAACAGGAGTAACAGGTATGTCAACATTATCAGCATTTAAAAATTTTACAGACAGTCTTGATGAACAGGAACAATTGATGCCGGTATTATTTATTGGCCACGGATCGCCGATGAATGGCATTGAAGACAATGAGTTCTCGCAGAGATGGACACAGATGGCAAAAGAAATTCCTGTGCCTAAAGCTGTATTTGTTGTATCGGCGCATTGGTTCACACGCGGTACGCATATAACTGCGATGGATTTTCCTGAAACCATTCATGACTTTGGCGGTTTTCCGCAGGCATTGTTTGATGTGCAATATCCTGCACCCGGCAATCCGCAACTGGCAAAGGATACAGCAGCTTTAATACATACAACAGATGTTGGGCTTGCACATGACTGGGGATTAGATCATGGCACATGGACCGTTGTGCGCCGCATGTATCCTGAAGCAACGATCCCTGTATTGCAATTAAGCATTGATTATACAAAGCCGCCGCAATATCATTATGATCTTGCAAAAGAAATTTATGCACTGCGTAAAAAAGGTGTGTTGATTATTGGCAGCGGAAATATGGTGCATAATCTTCGCCTGGTTTCATGGGACAAAATAAATACACCTGGTTACGGATTTGATTGGGCCTTGAAAATGAATGATATTTTCAAAGAATTGATCACATCAGGCACACATGATAAACTGATAAAGTATGAAAACCTAGGAAAAGAAGCGATGCTTGCTATTCCAACACCTGAGCATTATTTACCACTTTTATATACACTCGCCTTGCAGGGCAGTAATGATAAAGTTTCGTTCTTTAATGATAAAGCTGTTGCAGGTTCATTAACCATGACCTCTGTAAAAATCGGCAACTGA
- a CDS encoding sigma-54-dependent transcriptional regulator codes for MKKRILIIDDDTDICLLLSKFLMRKGYDTDTAYSGAKGIAMFAQENYDAVLCDYRLGDKDGKDVLAALKEKDAKAIVIVITGYSDIKTAVEIIKAGAYDYITKPLIPDEVVNVLSAAFNQSEKGSITMPASSSVKTPARKASTTSVDFMIGNATSTKELYRQIEIVAPTAYSIILYGESGTGKEVVARTIHDYSDRRDKPFVAVDCGTLSKELSGSELFGHVKGAFTGALNDKEGHFETANGGTLFLDEVANLSPDIQASLLRVIQERKFKRVGGNKEMDIDIRILVASNENLQDAYRKGKFREDLYHRFNEFSINLPPLRNRKDDIISFANFFLAKTNTELNKEVTGFDDKVINMFLSYNWPGNLREFRNVVRRSVLLTPGGTTIKADTLPWEITGSSQELGSVINESSYLQNGVVHNNGAPAMHTENKDLDLKSTAVRAEYETIMNLLKQVNYNKKKAAEILNIDRKTLYNKIRNYEQLTEKLN; via the coding sequence ATGAAAAAAAGAATACTAATTATTGACGATGATACTGATATCTGCCTCTTGCTTAGTAAATTCCTGATGCGTAAAGGCTATGATACTGACACAGCTTACAGTGGTGCAAAAGGTATTGCAATGTTTGCGCAAGAAAATTACGATGCTGTATTATGCGATTACAGGCTCGGAGATAAGGATGGTAAAGATGTTCTGGCTGCATTAAAAGAAAAAGATGCAAAAGCAATTGTGATCGTTATTACAGGCTATTCAGATATTAAGACGGCCGTAGAAATAATTAAAGCCGGGGCTTATGATTATATTACCAAGCCTCTTATTCCTGATGAGGTAGTAAATGTATTATCAGCTGCTTTTAATCAGTCAGAAAAAGGCAGCATTACAATGCCGGCCTCTTCATCAGTAAAAACACCTGCCAGAAAAGCCAGCACTACCAGTGTAGATTTTATGATTGGCAATGCTACTTCAACAAAAGAATTATACAGGCAAATAGAAATTGTTGCTCCTACAGCATATAGTATTATTTTATATGGTGAAAGTGGGACAGGTAAAGAAGTAGTAGCACGAACCATTCATGATTATAGTGACAGGAGGGACAAGCCATTTGTTGCAGTTGATTGCGGAACACTTTCAAAAGAATTAAGCGGTAGTGAATTATTCGGCCATGTAAAAGGCGCTTTCACCGGTGCGTTGAATGATAAGGAAGGACATTTTGAAACAGCGAACGGGGGCACTTTATTTCTTGATGAGGTAGCCAATCTTTCTCCTGATATACAAGCTTCTTTATTGCGCGTGATACAGGAGAGAAAATTCAAACGTGTAGGTGGCAACAAAGAAATGGATATAGACATCCGCATTTTAGTTGCCTCGAACGAAAACCTTCAGGATGCTTACAGGAAAGGTAAATTCAGGGAAGACCTTTATCATCGTTTCAATGAATTCTCTATCAACCTTCCACCATTACGTAACAGGAAGGATGATATTATTTCATTCGCTAATTTTTTCCTTGCAAAAACAAATACCGAACTAAATAAGGAAGTAACAGGTTTTGACGATAAAGTCATTAATATGTTTCTGAGTTATAACTGGCCGGGCAATTTGCGAGAGTTCAGAAATGTGGTAAGACGTTCTGTACTGCTAACGCCCGGCGGTACCACTATTAAAGCTGATACATTGCCCTGGGAAATAACAGGCAGCTCGCAGGAACTTGGCTCAGTTATCAATGAAAGTAGTTACCTGCAAAACGGAGTGGTACATAACAATGGCGCTCCCGCTATGCATACGGAAAATAAGGACCTTGATCTTAAGAGTACTGCGGTTAGAGCAGAATATGAAACCATCATGAACCTGTTAAAACAGGTAAATTACAACAAGAAGAAAGCAGCAGAGATATTAAACATAGACCGCAAAACATTATACAATAAAATAAGAAATTACGAACAGCTTACTGAAAAACTCAATTAG